The Solibacillus daqui genome has a segment encoding these proteins:
- a CDS encoding stage VI sporulation protein F, translated as MMERFSKQVERKTGVNFDEIMALANALSHANFSDEKQVRKIVKKVSRLANKPITQELEDKIVKSILQEGKSLDFTKIEKMMK; from the coding sequence ATGATGGAACGCTTTTCAAAACAGGTGGAGCGTAAAACCGGCGTAAATTTTGATGAAATAATGGCGCTGGCTAATGCGTTGTCACATGCGAATTTTTCAGATGAAAAGCAAGTGCGTAAAATTGTTAAAAAAGTAAGTCGCCTTGCGAATAAGCCAATTACCCAAGAGCTAGAGGACAAAATCGTAAAATCCATCTTACAAGAAGGTAAATCATTAGACTTTACAAAAATTGAGAAAATGATGAAGTAA
- a CDS encoding GNAT family N-acetyltransferase, translated as MFDVKLVTTDEDRERAFTLRKEVFVKEQGVPITLELDEHDSTAIHFIVNDGNDTIATARLREIEPKIGKVERVCVLSSYRGKRLGILIMETVEQYASSIEFQKLKLNAQSYAVPFYEKLGYVVTSPEFMDADIPHRAMEKEM; from the coding sequence GTGTTTGATGTAAAATTAGTAACAACTGACGAAGACCGCGAACGTGCCTTTACGTTACGTAAAGAGGTATTTGTAAAAGAACAAGGCGTACCAATTACATTAGAACTGGATGAACACGACTCGACAGCTATTCATTTCATCGTTAATGATGGTAATGATACTATTGCGACGGCACGTTTACGTGAAATCGAACCAAAAATCGGCAAAGTAGAACGTGTTTGTGTACTAAGCTCTTACCGCGGTAAGCGTCTTGGCATTTTAATTATGGAAACAGTAGAGCAATATGCTTCGAGCATTGAATTTCAAAAACTAAAACTTAATGCGCAGAGCTATGCCGTGCCATTTTATGAAAAGCTAGGCTATGTTGTTACATCGCCAGAATTCATGGACGCTGACATTCCACATCGCGCAATGGAAAAAGAAATGTAA